In the genome of Fimbriimonadaceae bacterium, one region contains:
- a CDS encoding S41 family peptidase produces MKVVGTIIGALALFLVLFLFGYSWRDIKSRELPSSNALARLIGMDSNTGAGSPAYVFKDSYDHILANFYHKVDPKELKFAGMSGLMSALGDPHTVFMEPVMAKDFAEDTKGAFGGIGARLGPDPMGAKVPSVFEDGPAKRAGLKQNDLITHVDGKPINGMPVDEVVQIVRGEIGTVVTLTVVRTGTEKPLTIRITRGQVIAPTVEGQVLPGTEIGYMSISMFSEPTSAQFNTVLSKLERSNIKGLVVDVRDNPGGLLESVRAILSNFISSKPVVTVRMRGGGEELVRSFSGQAHTIRYPIVVLINEDSASAAEIFAGVLRDYRLGTLVGEHTYGKASVQNVFPLADGSSAKVTIAKYILPGKAEIARKLDEDGQYISGGLQPDYEVPLDLKLNPTYGNLKTDSQLQKAVDVIQKRLGGVSVFRNSAEVLEPTTRVA; encoded by the coding sequence GTGAAAGTTGTCGGCACGATCATTGGAGCGCTCGCGCTTTTCCTCGTCCTCTTTCTCTTTGGCTATTCGTGGCGTGACATCAAATCGCGTGAGCTGCCTTCTTCAAATGCGTTGGCTCGCCTCATTGGGATGGACAGCAACACGGGAGCGGGGAGTCCGGCTTACGTTTTCAAGGACAGTTACGATCACATCTTGGCGAATTTCTATCACAAGGTGGACCCCAAGGAGCTGAAGTTTGCTGGGATGTCGGGCCTTATGAGCGCTCTTGGCGATCCGCATACCGTTTTCATGGAGCCGGTGATGGCGAAGGATTTCGCCGAGGACACCAAAGGGGCGTTTGGGGGTATTGGGGCAAGACTTGGTCCTGACCCGATGGGCGCGAAAGTACCGAGCGTTTTTGAAGATGGTCCTGCCAAACGGGCTGGGCTGAAGCAGAACGACTTGATCACGCACGTTGATGGAAAGCCGATTAACGGTATGCCGGTTGATGAAGTCGTGCAGATCGTTCGGGGAGAGATCGGAACTGTGGTGACCTTGACAGTGGTGCGAACGGGCACGGAAAAGCCGCTTACCATTCGAATAACTCGCGGACAGGTGATCGCCCCGACGGTCGAGGGTCAAGTGCTGCCAGGGACAGAGATTGGCTATATGTCGATCAGCATGTTCTCGGAGCCCACAAGCGCGCAGTTCAATACTGTGCTGAGCAAGCTTGAACGATCTAATATTAAGGGTTTGGTCGTGGATGTACGAGATAATCCGGGCGGACTCCTCGAGAGTGTGCGTGCGATCCTTTCCAACTTCATCAGCAGCAAGCCTGTGGTTACGGTGCGAATGCGCGGTGGCGGCGAAGAGCTTGTGCGCAGCTTCAGCGGTCAGGCGCATACGATTCGCTATCCGATCGTTGTGCTGATCAACGAAGACTCGGCAAGCGCCGCTGAGATTTTCGCAGGTGTGTTGCGAGACTATCGGCTCGGCACGCTTGTTGGCGAGCACACATACGGCAAAGCCTCGGTGCAAAATGTCTTCCCGCTTGCTGATGGTTCCAGTGCGAAAGTCACCATCGCGAAATACATCCTTCCCGGCAAAGCCGAGATCGCACGGAAGCTCGACGAGGATGGGCAGTACATCTCGGGTGGATTACAGCCCGATTATGAAGTGCCGTTGGATCTCAAGCTGAATCCCACCTATGGCAACCTCAAAACCGACAGCCAGTTGCAGAAGGCGGTTGATGTCATCCAAAAGCGACTAGGTGGAGTGTCGGTTTTTCGTAATAGCGCCGAGGTGCTTGAGCCAACCACGCGGGTGGCTTAG
- a CDS encoding GNAT family N-acetyltransferase produces the protein MKPLPVTLKGQTAILAPLDLDHTDALFEIAQDEAIWRWMLVKQPETVGEMESIVRTALKAQAEGHQVPFVVQLRDTGKVVGATRYMSIRHAERGLEIGWTWYAKDHRRTALNTECKLMLLQHAFEELGAVRVELKTDERNQPSRTAILRIGAQFEGILRNYQTRHDGFVRNTAMFAITNQDWPSVKERLLGFLER, from the coding sequence ATGAAGCCGCTACCCGTTACCCTCAAAGGCCAGACGGCGATCTTGGCCCCTCTTGACCTTGACCACACCGACGCGCTCTTTGAGATTGCTCAGGATGAGGCGATCTGGCGATGGATGCTTGTCAAACAGCCGGAAACCGTGGGCGAAATGGAGAGCATCGTTCGGACGGCGTTGAAGGCACAAGCCGAGGGACACCAAGTCCCCTTTGTGGTCCAGCTTCGCGATACGGGCAAGGTTGTGGGAGCCACGAGATACATGAGTATTCGTCATGCCGAAAGGGGGTTGGAAATTGGTTGGACATGGTACGCCAAAGATCACCGTCGAACGGCGCTGAACACCGAGTGCAAGCTGATGCTCTTGCAGCATGCTTTTGAAGAGCTTGGGGCTGTCCGTGTGGAATTGAAGACGGATGAGCGCAATCAGCCATCGCGTACGGCGATCTTGAGGATCGGGGCACAGTTTGAGGGGATTCTGCGGAACTATCAAACGCGGCATGACGGTTTTGTTCGCAACACGGCGATGTTTGCGATCACCAATCAGGATTGGCCATCGGTTAAAGAGCGTCTGCTAGGATTCTTGGAGCGATAG
- a CDS encoding PilZ domain-containing protein, whose translation MAASSPRDFNGVRTRYQRLGDCRFFTGWVQNFMGNNIVVQSSTDVVLTPGQEFLFQIFGANAMAIFTARLRAVDSIDMVKNAEFVFVEGTNAQVMSVTEMDFDFEITSQIRYSRATESVRRLVTTTCATITIEDQSPIEVMVADVAYEGIGFLSGEKFEPGAKCTVEIFSEYGVISAEGEIRYSRPDPRNLQTFRTGIQFAEMSRIDEAKWRRLMPRAA comes from the coding sequence ATGGCTGCTAGTTCACCGCGAGATTTTAATGGAGTCCGCACTCGGTATCAAAGGCTCGGCGATTGTCGATTCTTTACCGGCTGGGTGCAGAACTTTATGGGCAACAACATTGTCGTCCAGAGTTCTACGGACGTAGTGCTTACACCAGGACAAGAGTTCCTGTTTCAGATTTTTGGCGCTAATGCGATGGCGATTTTTACGGCTCGGCTGCGTGCTGTAGATTCCATCGATATGGTCAAGAATGCAGAGTTTGTCTTTGTGGAGGGCACTAACGCGCAGGTGATGTCTGTCACCGAGATGGACTTTGACTTTGAGATTACGAGCCAGATTCGCTATTCACGGGCAACCGAATCTGTGCGCAGGCTTGTGACCACCACATGCGCGACGATCACCATCGAGGATCAATCTCCTATCGAAGTCATGGTCGCAGATGTTGCGTATGAGGGCATCGGATTTCTAAGCGGCGAAAAATTCGAACCAGGCGCTAAATGCACAGTCGAGATCTTTTCGGAATACGGCGTGATTTCGGCGGAAGGTGAAATTCGATACAGCCGCCCCGACCCTCGAAACCTACAGACTTTTAGGACAGGAATTCAGTTCGCAGAGATGAGCCGGATCGACGAAGCCAAGTGGCGACGGCTCATGCCAAGGGCGGCATAA
- a CDS encoding redoxin domain-containing protein, translating into MKVAKLLAFAVFAIGAVTLFLVTTGTIKRVPKEEIAETTLAESTPRHPVTEKMVKVSEEYTRKAAPDFKLKDVAGVEYSLDSLTKSGPTVLIAVLEGCPCTTDSQPLFNAMAKKFDGKANFVGLFTQGPARIDQWTKDHSVKFPILVDEDGKVCKAYGLENSVYTVLLRSDKTIEKIWPGYSQAMLMELDSKLSELTGFAGTPFDAAYAPVKYSSGCNIYFGEATEEVKKLDPELSN; encoded by the coding sequence ATGAAGGTCGCCAAACTCTTGGCCTTTGCGGTCTTCGCCATCGGCGCAGTCACGCTATTTCTCGTTACCACGGGAACGATCAAGCGCGTACCGAAGGAAGAGATCGCCGAAACGACGCTCGCCGAGTCCACACCACGCCACCCTGTAACCGAGAAGATGGTGAAGGTCAGCGAAGAATACACTCGCAAAGCCGCTCCCGACTTCAAGCTCAAGGACGTTGCCGGTGTTGAGTATTCGCTGGATAGCCTTACGAAGAGCGGACCTACCGTCCTGATTGCCGTGCTCGAAGGCTGCCCATGTACGACCGACTCTCAGCCCCTCTTCAATGCAATGGCGAAAAAGTTTGACGGAAAAGCGAACTTCGTTGGACTGTTTACGCAAGGGCCGGCTCGCATAGACCAATGGACAAAGGATCACTCGGTGAAGTTTCCGATTCTGGTCGATGAAGATGGCAAGGTGTGCAAAGCGTACGGACTTGAGAATTCGGTTTATACGGTCCTTTTGCGGTCTGACAAGACGATTGAGAAGATTTGGCCTGGCTACTCTCAGGCGATGCTGATGGAATTGGACAGCAAGCTTTCGGAGCTGACGGGCTTTGCAGGCACGCCTTTTGACGCGGCTTATGCTCCTGTGAAATACAGTTCTGGATGCAACATCTATTTTGGCGAAGCGACCGAAGAGGTCAAAAAGCTAGACCCTGAATTATCGAACTGA
- a CDS encoding 4Fe-4S binding protein, translated as MPYIVTEPCIGVKDKSCMDVCPVNCIYEGPDMVYIHPDECIDCGLCEPECPVNAIFVDTDVPSQWRDYIEKNRQKSQELTGG; from the coding sequence TTGCCTTACATCGTCACAGAACCCTGCATCGGCGTAAAGGACAAGTCCTGCATGGACGTTTGTCCCGTGAACTGCATTTATGAAGGACCGGATATGGTCTACATTCACCCCGATGAGTGCATCGACTGTGGTCTTTGCGAACCGGAATGCCCGGTGAACGCCATCTTTGTGGATACCGATGTGCCCTCCCAGTGGCGCGACTACATCGAAAAGAACCGTCAGAAGTCGCAAGAGCTGACGGGCGGTTAG
- a CDS encoding S-methyl-5'-thioadenosine phosphorylase codes for MSKAEIGVFGGSGFYSLLEDVREAKVDTPYGPPSDSLMLATVHGRKVAFLPRHGRSHTIPPHKINYRANVWAMRSLGVQAIISPCAAGSLQPNVAPGSFVVCDQFVDRTTGRIDTFYDGPIVTHISPAETYDPVLRKLAIESIKQHGIKCHESGTVVVIQGPRFSTKAESRWFHDAGWQVINMTQYPEAYLCRELGMAVVNIALITDYDSGAFTGHEAVTAHDVLEVFKSNAEKAKQVVMTLIQKMPADLSGLGARDGLTYSRGDGHAATDDDIRLYELLD; via the coding sequence ATGAGTAAAGCGGAGATTGGTGTTTTTGGTGGGTCTGGCTTTTATAGCCTGCTTGAGGATGTTCGTGAGGCTAAGGTGGATACCCCTTATGGTCCTCCCAGTGATTCTTTGATGCTGGCGACAGTTCATGGTCGCAAAGTGGCTTTCTTGCCCCGGCATGGAAGAAGCCACACCATTCCCCCCCATAAGATCAACTACCGCGCAAACGTTTGGGCGATGCGGTCTTTGGGAGTGCAGGCCATCATCAGCCCTTGTGCGGCTGGTTCGCTTCAGCCTAATGTGGCACCAGGAAGCTTTGTCGTCTGCGATCAGTTCGTCGACCGAACGACGGGCCGAATCGACACCTTTTACGATGGCCCCATCGTCACGCACATATCGCCGGCCGAAACCTATGACCCTGTCCTTCGCAAGCTTGCTATTGAGTCGATCAAGCAGCATGGGATCAAGTGTCATGAGTCGGGCACGGTTGTGGTGATCCAGGGCCCGAGATTCTCCACCAAGGCCGAAAGCCGCTGGTTCCACGATGCCGGATGGCAGGTCATTAACATGACCCAGTATCCCGAGGCTTACCTCTGCCGAGAGCTTGGAATGGCGGTTGTGAACATCGCACTCATCACCGACTACGACAGCGGGGCGTTCACGGGCCATGAGGCCGTAACCGCGCATGACGTACTTGAGGTCTTTAAGTCGAACGCGGAGAAGGCCAAGCAGGTGGTGATGACCTTGATTCAGAAGATGCCTGCCGACCTTTCAGGATTAGGGGCGCGCGATGGCCTAACCTACAGCCGGGGCGACGGCCACGCCGCCACCGACGACGACATTCGACTCTACGAACTGCTGGATTAA
- a CDS encoding PilZ domain-containing protein translates to MEASSFLRTRARLQRLKDYKLLSGWVTMVSKYEVVIRLNGENILDAEDAVFVQAFGDKVTGQFTGKVLSSRGQSSTIAFTTEVKCVTAIEELRLKTDLVLGELDAGGFKMEFQVVDVSPSGVGILTKLPLTRGATIQMRMDEGAARVDCEAEVRYCRSLGEGDLPFRSGLKLGPLDRLNQARWNQFVESLMEAA, encoded by the coding sequence ATGGAAGCTTCCAGTTTTCTTAGAACCAGAGCGCGGCTACAAAGGCTGAAGGATTATAAGCTTCTGTCGGGTTGGGTGACGATGGTCTCAAAGTACGAGGTCGTTATTCGACTCAACGGGGAGAACATACTTGACGCCGAGGACGCCGTTTTTGTGCAGGCTTTCGGAGACAAGGTTACGGGGCAGTTCACAGGGAAAGTATTGTCTTCCCGAGGGCAGAGCTCTACGATCGCCTTTACCACCGAAGTGAAGTGCGTCACCGCGATAGAGGAACTGCGGCTCAAGACCGATCTCGTACTGGGTGAGCTCGACGCCGGGGGCTTCAAAATGGAGTTTCAAGTCGTGGACGTCTCGCCGAGCGGAGTTGGGATTCTCACAAAATTACCGCTGACACGTGGTGCAACCATTCAAATGAGAATGGATGAAGGGGCGGCTAGGGTTGACTGCGAGGCGGAGGTGCGCTACTGCCGCTCTTTGGGCGAAGGGGATTTGCCGTTTCGATCTGGCCTAAAGCTTGGCCCGTTGGATCGGCTTAACCAGGCACGGTGGAACCAGTTCGTCGAGTCGCTGATGGAAGCGGCCTAA
- a CDS encoding ABC transporter substrate-binding protein codes for MRFTRWLLAVPLFALIAGCGSNDPIIGGKPNESPAKQIVSLSPSTTEITGAKLINVTMIGVTESCNWPPSIKQMIPPPMMVMNGIKPNYEAIASLRPDLVVYDAALFSDQDIQKFSDLNIRTFGFKANTLEDFYTELYKLASMTSSESHANDYVIAMQRAQERGRVPIEPKPKAAIILPGQGSEHFVAGSESFQADMVRNCGADVVGPKGTAFMPANIEELVSLNPDVIFSGGDATALTKDPRLQSISAIKNKRVFSFNADVIVRRGGRVDRVMGEMIDMMRKQTSN; via the coding sequence ATGCGGTTCACCCGTTGGTTGTTGGCTGTCCCTCTTTTCGCGCTAATCGCAGGCTGCGGTTCAAACGATCCGATCATTGGCGGAAAGCCGAATGAAAGCCCGGCGAAGCAGATCGTCAGTCTGAGCCCGAGCACGACGGAGATTACAGGCGCAAAGCTGATCAACGTCACGATGATCGGCGTGACGGAGAGTTGCAACTGGCCTCCGAGCATCAAGCAGATGATTCCACCTCCTATGATGGTGATGAACGGCATCAAGCCCAACTACGAGGCCATCGCAAGTCTGCGGCCTGACCTGGTTGTTTATGACGCCGCCCTGTTTTCCGATCAAGACATTCAGAAGTTTAGCGATCTGAATATCCGCACCTTTGGGTTTAAGGCGAATACGCTGGAGGATTTCTATACCGAGTTGTATAAGCTCGCCTCCATGACAAGCTCGGAGTCGCACGCGAACGATTATGTGATCGCCATGCAGCGCGCACAGGAGCGCGGACGCGTGCCTATCGAGCCTAAGCCTAAGGCAGCAATCATATTGCCGGGGCAAGGGTCGGAGCACTTTGTGGCGGGGAGTGAATCCTTCCAGGCGGACATGGTGAGAAACTGCGGAGCCGACGTCGTTGGTCCGAAAGGCACAGCCTTCATGCCGGCAAATATCGAAGAGCTTGTTTCGCTCAACCCCGATGTGATCTTTTCGGGTGGTGACGCCACGGCCCTGACGAAGGACCCACGGCTACAAAGTATTTCGGCGATCAAGAACAAGCGCGTTTTCTCGTTCAATGCAGACGTTATTGTTCGGCGGGGAGGCCGTGTCGATCGAGTGATGGGCGAGATGATCGACATGATGCGAAAACAGACATCGAACTGA
- a CDS encoding iron-sulfur cluster assembly accessory protein encodes MAITLTPRAVTELKDLISTQEKTDAALRVWVAGGGCSGLSYGMALDSETPDAEDQVFEQDGIKIFIDALSLNYMDGASVDYVDEQLGGGFKIENPNAVSSCGCGSSFKTEDSEGAAAGGCGSCGCKS; translated from the coding sequence TTGGCGATAACACTGACCCCCCGTGCCGTTACAGAACTGAAAGATCTTATCTCGACCCAGGAAAAAACTGACGCAGCTTTGCGAGTTTGGGTGGCCGGTGGCGGCTGCTCAGGACTGAGCTATGGCATGGCGCTCGATTCCGAGACGCCCGATGCCGAAGATCAAGTCTTCGAGCAGGACGGCATCAAAATCTTTATTGACGCCCTAAGCCTGAACTATATGGACGGTGCGTCGGTGGACTACGTCGACGAGCAGCTTGGCGGTGGATTCAAGATTGAGAATCCAAACGCTGTGTCGAGCTGTGGCTGTGGTTCATCCTTCAAGACCGAAGATTCCGAAGGCGCTGCCGCTGGTGGTTGCGGAAGCTGCGGCTGCAAGAGCTAA
- a CDS encoding HEAT repeat domain-containing protein has translation MLTAVLATLSLAALGQDTAAPIGLGFYDIGASRAVAAEVIPTSKTELLGTSVKFGEDTYVVDGQGRVVARVRGNGSWSDFAERAQKAKARQSPSNPAWRIKAFVLTRSDLLETHADGMLRARQGSLESPQLQRTLSALSLLAALIETTTDGALRPQIELQIDADSAPENAYAGSKPYGSAFLTEYLEARINGAGYIAEDRAYRGPYDSIFVIHSGLVQDTARAVVNDSPSWSLPYYSPDCGGTAQEMAAYLFSLWNRDVLSALSKHGYATPTDADFLGPEESLRVRGMAPVPAMIYAMPPGGWGKLTSRVEPKSADYAAHATKTYQAEGKAWADVRTSPLDHLPWLQGRVELNRTLGLSSAWSNEVGVKPYTQASFTLGHGSDQYVFVDLPFADLFGSHFASAAKARVLALYGDPVFKRIYVVFKTAKFGDNLPEVSLLTLPGFSFGPDVVAAPPAEVPVIGNVIASREKDAEHGDVWRLDLKPNPWIARLDLVPAGAKIDLVANPFLNLALRATEVEPWTIGLYTQGASRPSARISLFMALPEPVETAGSERIPTKYVPGMVKTDWNKVSIDLRQILDATTLSRITQIRIETDPRTSCFEPIQPAATLRIAKPTLSASATANDLQAVPGLPDPNATDANPLARLSYILRTRNWTDATAQANLLKLLEDTDDTVRLNACNVFTRFTLAGSEATLGKAVRSISTRIADVAIKALAFQNTPEAWLILGSALENGPFEFTKASAAKMLATRKDPKLAGTINRLYASNDWRVRRAGVEALQSLPNNEPAVAAMAFLQEEDPSVRLAVVRGVTLPLDVIMRRLLWNAVNDSSDMVRLWSNIGLIRFGKPKEMSEGYKGVRDDSRIVRLRLVQYIEKHPIEAARDALRLAIADVDPEVRAAALDAFIKMPDPFRIEDVQSASTDTDPRVKAAYQRLLKARGLA, from the coding sequence ATGCTTACTGCCGTCCTTGCGACGCTTTCACTTGCTGCCCTCGGGCAAGACACCGCTGCCCCGATAGGACTTGGGTTTTACGACATCGGAGCGTCGAGAGCGGTTGCTGCCGAAGTGATTCCGACTTCGAAGACGGAACTCCTGGGCACGAGCGTGAAGTTTGGCGAGGACACATACGTCGTGGATGGGCAGGGGCGAGTGGTTGCTCGGGTTCGTGGCAACGGTTCTTGGTCCGACTTTGCCGAGCGCGCTCAAAAAGCAAAGGCAAGACAATCGCCCTCTAATCCGGCTTGGCGCATCAAGGCATTTGTTCTTACACGATCTGACCTCTTGGAGACGCACGCCGATGGGATGCTGCGCGCACGTCAGGGAAGCTTGGAAAGCCCCCAGCTTCAGCGAACCCTTTCTGCCCTTTCTCTCCTGGCGGCTTTGATTGAAACGACCACCGATGGCGCCCTTCGACCGCAGATTGAGTTGCAGATCGACGCCGATTCCGCCCCCGAGAACGCCTATGCGGGCTCGAAGCCTTACGGCTCGGCCTTTCTAACAGAGTATTTGGAGGCGAGGATCAACGGCGCTGGATACATCGCCGAAGATCGGGCTTACCGTGGTCCGTATGATTCGATTTTTGTGATCCACTCTGGGCTCGTTCAAGACACGGCGAGGGCCGTTGTCAACGACTCTCCAAGCTGGTCGCTCCCCTATTACAGTCCAGACTGTGGCGGGACTGCGCAGGAGATGGCGGCTTACCTCTTTAGCCTGTGGAACCGCGATGTCCTTTCGGCGCTATCCAAGCATGGATACGCGACTCCCACCGACGCAGATTTTCTTGGCCCGGAGGAATCCCTGAGAGTTCGTGGGATGGCTCCCGTTCCTGCGATGATCTACGCTATGCCTCCTGGGGGATGGGGGAAGCTGACGAGCCGAGTAGAACCCAAGTCCGCCGATTACGCTGCCCACGCCACTAAGACTTACCAAGCAGAGGGCAAAGCTTGGGCAGATGTGCGAACATCTCCTTTGGACCATCTGCCTTGGTTGCAGGGGCGCGTTGAGTTGAACCGTACACTCGGATTGTCTTCGGCTTGGTCGAATGAGGTAGGCGTGAAACCCTATACTCAAGCCAGCTTTACGCTCGGGCACGGCTCCGATCAGTACGTTTTTGTCGATCTTCCTTTTGCGGACCTTTTCGGGAGCCACTTTGCCAGCGCGGCGAAGGCTCGTGTGCTCGCCCTTTATGGCGATCCTGTTTTCAAGCGCATCTACGTTGTCTTTAAGACGGCAAAGTTCGGTGACAACCTCCCCGAAGTAAGCTTGCTCACTCTGCCAGGGTTCAGCTTTGGACCCGACGTCGTGGCGGCTCCACCCGCTGAGGTTCCGGTGATTGGCAACGTAATCGCCAGTCGTGAGAAGGACGCAGAACATGGGGATGTATGGCGTCTTGACCTTAAGCCGAACCCATGGATCGCACGTCTCGACCTGGTTCCTGCTGGGGCAAAGATTGACCTGGTTGCCAATCCATTCCTGAACTTGGCTTTGAGGGCAACTGAGGTTGAGCCGTGGACGATAGGACTCTATACACAAGGGGCGAGCAGGCCATCGGCCAGGATCTCCCTGTTTATGGCGCTGCCCGAACCGGTTGAAACCGCCGGATCGGAACGGATTCCCACCAAGTACGTGCCCGGGATGGTCAAGACCGATTGGAATAAGGTCAGCATCGACCTGCGCCAGATTCTCGACGCGACTACCCTTTCCCGGATAACTCAGATTCGTATTGAAACCGATCCTCGAACGTCTTGCTTCGAGCCGATCCAGCCTGCTGCAACACTGAGAATCGCAAAACCCACGCTGAGCGCTTCTGCTACGGCAAACGATCTTCAAGCCGTGCCAGGACTGCCCGATCCAAACGCGACGGATGCGAACCCACTTGCACGGCTGTCCTACATCCTGCGGACGCGAAACTGGACGGACGCGACGGCCCAAGCCAACCTTCTCAAGCTCCTTGAGGACACCGATGACACGGTGCGGCTTAACGCCTGCAATGTGTTTACAAGGTTTACGTTAGCGGGGTCAGAGGCCACGTTAGGCAAGGCGGTTCGCTCTATCAGCACTCGCATTGCCGATGTTGCCATCAAGGCGCTTGCGTTCCAGAATACGCCAGAAGCTTGGCTGATCTTGGGCAGCGCTTTGGAGAATGGCCCGTTTGAGTTCACCAAGGCCTCGGCGGCAAAGATGCTCGCCACTCGGAAGGACCCCAAGCTCGCGGGCACCATCAACCGTCTTTATGCCAGCAACGACTGGAGGGTGCGACGGGCCGGGGTTGAGGCGCTGCAATCGCTCCCGAACAACGAACCGGCAGTAGCAGCGATGGCGTTTCTGCAAGAGGAGGACCCATCGGTGAGGCTGGCAGTAGTTCGGGGTGTAACCCTTCCACTGGACGTTATCATGCGACGTTTGCTTTGGAACGCGGTGAACGATTCAAGCGATATGGTTCGACTGTGGAGCAATATTGGACTCATTCGATTTGGCAAGCCCAAGGAGATGAGCGAAGGCTATAAAGGCGTTCGTGACGACAGCCGCATCGTTCGCTTGCGACTGGTTCAATACATCGAGAAGCACCCGATCGAGGCCGCACGGGATGCCCTACGCCTTGCCATCGCGGATGTGGACCCAGAAGTGCGAGCAGCCGCGCTTGATGCGTTCATTAAGATGCCCGATCCGTTCCGAATTGAGGACGTGCAGAGCGCAAGCACGGATACCGATCCCCGGGTTAAGGCTGCCTATCAGCGCCTGTTAAAAGCGCGCGGACTTGCCTAA
- the rpsR gene encoding 30S ribosomal protein S18 → MDRDKDLGAGGGEPKARGKKRRKVSILTREKIYDVDYKDIALLRRFLNDRGKILPMRQTGTTAKQQRMIASAIRRARELALLPYIMADMTPGRDMGYRRDRRDRGDRGDRGGDRGDRGENRDPNAERAQKLEAVAKTAEAAAPAEAAAPASEAEAPAKEAKPKKAKAAPAEEAPAAEAPAAEAPAATESAE, encoded by the coding sequence ATGGACCGCGATAAGGACCTTGGCGCTGGTGGCGGAGAGCCAAAAGCCCGCGGCAAAAAGCGCCGAAAGGTCAGCATTCTCACTCGCGAGAAGATTTATGATGTCGACTACAAGGACATCGCGCTGCTTCGCCGCTTCCTGAATGATCGCGGCAAGATTCTTCCGATGCGCCAAACCGGCACAACCGCCAAGCAGCAGCGCATGATCGCTTCGGCAATCCGACGCGCTCGCGAACTGGCTCTCCTGCCCTACATCATGGCGGACATGACTCCTGGTCGAGACATGGGTTACCGACGAGATCGGCGAGATCGTGGCGACCGAGGAGATAGGGGCGGAGATCGCGGAGATCGTGGCGAAAATCGCGATCCGAATGCAGAGCGAGCACAAAAGCTCGAAGCTGTAGCCAAGACGGCTGAAGCCGCCGCGCCCGCAGAAGCAGCAGCTCCCGCATCCGAAGCAGAGGCTCCGGCAAAGGAAGCCAAGCCCAAGAAGGCTAAGGCTGCTCCCGCTGAGGAAGCTCCGGCAGCTGAGGCGCCCGCCGCAGAAGCGCCTGCTGCAACCGAATCCGCAGAGTAA
- a CDS encoding TetR/AcrR family transcriptional regulator, with amino-acid sequence MSSSEIVDAVATDGKTRLLQAASQLFGKQSYAQVSVAEILGIAGLKPPSLYYHFKDKEDLYIAWAEIAFTELGQDLQDSLHAQSDPYLMLRSMARTLSQTHRIDILTTLRDQQLMESAQGREKIVQLYLENVFEPVCQGLLKASQNGVIHPEPIGRNATLFIVGALSLNPQLGLPGTPTTEDSTWWVQKFIRANA; translated from the coding sequence ATGTCGTCCTCCGAAATCGTTGATGCTGTTGCTACCGATGGCAAGACGCGCCTGCTTCAGGCTGCGTCGCAGCTTTTCGGCAAGCAGTCGTATGCGCAGGTTTCGGTAGCGGAGATTTTGGGGATTGCGGGGCTTAAGCCACCCTCCCTTTACTATCACTTCAAGGACAAAGAAGATCTGTATATTGCATGGGCGGAGATTGCCTTTACGGAGCTTGGACAAGACCTGCAGGACTCTCTTCATGCTCAGAGTGATCCATATCTTATGCTGCGGTCGATGGCGAGGACTCTTTCCCAAACCCACCGGATAGACATCCTCACAACGCTTCGTGACCAGCAACTAATGGAGTCTGCACAGGGACGGGAAAAGATCGTTCAGCTCTACCTTGAGAACGTTTTTGAGCCGGTATGCCAAGGGCTGCTTAAGGCAAGCCAGAACGGTGTAATCCATCCTGAACCGATTGGCAGAAACGCGACTTTGTTCATCGTCGGTGCGCTCTCGCTTAACCCCCAACTTGGCCTTCCAGGCACTCCGACGACAGAAGACTCGACCTGGTGGGTGCAGAAGTTCATCCGCGCCAATGCCTAA